The proteins below are encoded in one region of Vulpes lagopus strain Blue_001 chromosome 10, ASM1834538v1, whole genome shotgun sequence:
- the ACRV1 gene encoding acrosomal protein SP-10 yields MKFLLLMSLYLIGYARGASGQPDEPPGSMDHQASVQRLSAEHSSTEHTSGEHASGEHTSGERATGEHTSSEHATSEHTSGEQPSGEQPSGEKSSGEQPSGEKSLGEQPSGEKPLGEQPSGIPPSSTFSGPILNCHTCSYMNDQGKCLRGEGVCSTQNSQQCMLKKIFEGGKLQFMVQGCENMCPSMNLFSHGTRMQIICCRNQSFCNKI; encoded by the exons GAGCATCAGGTCAGCCTGATGAGCCTCCTGGCTCTATGGATCATCAAGCTTCAGTTCAGCGACTTTCAG CTGAACATTCTTCAACTGAGCATACTTCAGGTGAGCACGCTTCAGGTGAACACACTTCAGGTGAACGTGCTACGGGTGAACACACTTCTAGTGAACATGCTACAAGTGAGCACACTTCTGGTGAACAGCCTTCTGGTGAACAGCCTTCCGGTGAAAAGTCTTCAGGTGAACAGCCTTCCGGTGAAAAGTCTTTAGGTGAACAGCCTTCCG GTGAAAAGCCACTGGGTGAACAGCCTTCAGGCATTCCACCTTCAAGCACATTTTCAG GCCCAATATTAAATTGTCACACATGCTCATATATGAATGATCAAGGAAAATGTCTTCGTGGAGAGGGAGTCTGCTCCACTCAGAATTCCCAGCAGTGCATGTTAAAGAAGATCTTTGAAG gTGGAAAACTCCAATTCATGGTTCAGGGATGTGAAAACATGTGCCCATCTATGAATCTCTTCTCCCATGGAACCAGGATGCAAATTATATGTTGTCGGAACCAATCTTTCTGCAACAAGATTTAG